From one Salmo salar chromosome ssa09, Ssal_v3.1, whole genome shotgun sequence genomic stretch:
- the LOC106612884 gene encoding uncharacterized protein, with amino-acid sequence MGRILGSLLPAALLIGSALCMGVVSLTLSHTSRVRVHKGRSLTLTCMNTTHAGVVQYWHTPFGRVQNSSLHANQKDVVAMQRDGSLRIHIASPHHSGLYYCLLLAGGQTTLTPYLLTASSPQDHAVEHRRAVRSILGGHREERDVAVVSDGVFAAAVTASVVVTFLVGFSSGALSRTLLDRCVNWVRSLGQERRNHGETVSVAFRKDVEQEDEDYSASTTSVTMENVSPSPPAKPQRSFRGKLHEEPAYLEGCHQGRGEEGRERGGEEGREVGDSTDGKEKSRREGEEERSDSEEGREGKEGRNESDREEGRRESEEGREGKEGRTEFKERTESEGEVEEGGFRGDSSSDSEEGSVGVREGGVERQGEGTAGEERCSPPRPARRSRVIRLYQYDEEGHRYSHLPNPAPMEHTSPAPRAKQRSLSLTRLNTIMAAATASPLDPQNPPGRDSDPQDSDPDHEERDTASPASPSQGQERPVFQLEI; translated from the exons ATGGGAAGAATTCTGGGGTCTCTGCTGCCAGCGGCTCTGCTGATTGGCTCAGCCCTCTGTATGGGCGTGGTCAGTCTAACCCTAAGCCACACCTCTAGGGTCAGAGTTCACAAAGGGAGGAGCCTCACATTGACCTGcatgaacacaacacatgcag gagtggtcCAGTACTGGCACACCCCTTTCGGTCGGGTCCAGAACAGCAGTCTTCATGCCAACCAGAAGGATGTGGTTGCTATGCAACGAGATGGTAGCCTGCGGATCCACATTGCTTCTCCTCACCACAGCGGGCTGTACTACTGCCTCCTACTGGCCGGAGGACAAACTACACTCACACCCTACCTGCT GACTGCCAGCAGTCCACAGGACCATGCGGTCGAACACAGGCGGGCAGTCAGGAGTATTCTGGGTGgtcatagagaggagagggatgttgCCGTGGTTTCTGACGGTGTGTTTGCGGCAGCGGTGACGGCATCAGTAGTGGTGACGTTCCTGGTGGGGTTCAGCTCTGGAGCTTTGAGCAGGACACTACTGGACAG GTGTGTGAATTGGGTGCGTTCGCTAGGACAGGAACGTCGTAACCATGGTGAAACAGTCAGCGTGGCATTCCGGAAGGATGTGGAACAAGAGGATGAGGATTACTCAGCCTCGACGACAAGCGTTACCATGGAGAATGTAAGCCCATCTCCACCAGCCAAACCTCAGAGAAGCTTCAGGGGCAAACTTCATGAAGAGCCTGCTTACCTGGAGGGCTGCcaccaggggagaggagaggaagggagggagaggggaggagaagaggggagggaggtgggagacaGCACAGATGGAAAAGagaagagcaggagagagggggaggaagaaaggagtgacagtgaggaagggagagagggaaaggaggggaggaaTGAAAGTGACAGGGaggaaggaagaagagagagtgaggaagggagagagggaaaggaggggaggacagagtttaaggagaggacagagagtgagggagaggttgaagagGGAGGATTTAGAGGTGATAGTAGCAGTGATTCAGAAGAAGGGTCTgttggggtgagagaggggggagtggagaggcagggggagggaaCAGCGGGAGAAGAGAGGTGTTCTCCTCCCCGGCCCGCCAGACGGAGCCGTGTGATTCGTCTGTACCAGTACGATGAGGAGGGGCATCGCTATAGTCACCTGCCAAACCCCGCCCCCATGGAACATACTTCCCCCGCCCCCCGGGCCAAGCAGCGCTCGCTGTCCCTCACCAGGCTCAACACCATCATGGCTGCTGCCACCGCCAGCCCCCTGGACCCACAGAACCCCCCGGGCCGAGACTCAGACCCCCAGgactcagaccctgaccatgagGAGAGGGACACAGCCAGTCCAGCCAGCCCATCCCAGGGCCAGGAGAGACCAGTCTTTCAACTGGAGATATGA